A single genomic interval of Alteromonas sp. CI.11.F.A3 harbors:
- the rseP gene encoding sigma E protease regulator RseP, with amino-acid sequence MLGFLWSLGAFIVALGILVAVHEWGHFYIARRCGVQVERFSIGFGKPLWRKTSKTGTEYVIAMIPLGGYVRMLDGRIDDVPPELEHKAFNHKPVLQRMAIIFAGPGVNFIFAVFALWLMYLVGLQTVKPVIGNIEPESIAAQAGIEKGDEVIKVGSRSTPDWEAVNLEVVSYIGQESALVTVLTQDKTEKEVTFTLEGWNFDPDSESPLSSLGITPFRPNPTLEVGFVGEGSAAQEAGLQPGDKLLALNGDELTTWQALVDVIVASPGASVVLSIERDGQPQQLRATIARRDTPEGQTGYLGVSPTFEAWPEGYVFTHQYGIVEAVGRALDKTWRLMTLSVEMIGKLVTGDVSVKNLSGPISIAQGAGTSAGYGLAYFLSFLALISVNLGIINLLPLPMLDGGHLMFYIVEWLTGKPVPDAVQEWGYRIGGVLLFMIMGIAIMNDIARIA; translated from the coding sequence GTGTTAGGATTTTTATGGAGCTTAGGTGCATTTATTGTCGCGCTAGGTATTTTAGTGGCGGTACATGAGTGGGGCCACTTCTATATAGCGCGGCGCTGCGGTGTGCAAGTTGAGCGTTTTTCTATTGGTTTTGGCAAGCCGCTTTGGCGTAAAACCAGTAAAACAGGCACTGAGTACGTGATTGCTATGATCCCGCTTGGTGGCTATGTACGCATGCTTGATGGGCGTATCGATGATGTGCCCCCAGAATTAGAACACAAAGCGTTTAACCATAAGCCGGTATTACAGCGCATGGCCATTATTTTTGCTGGGCCTGGCGTGAATTTTATTTTTGCTGTGTTTGCATTGTGGTTGATGTACTTAGTAGGGCTTCAAACCGTAAAACCCGTTATTGGCAATATTGAGCCTGAAAGTATTGCAGCTCAAGCTGGTATTGAGAAAGGCGATGAAGTCATTAAAGTAGGCTCCCGTAGTACCCCAGACTGGGAAGCGGTGAACCTTGAAGTGGTGTCTTATATTGGTCAAGAATCAGCGTTAGTGACGGTCTTGACCCAAGATAAAACAGAAAAAGAAGTAACATTTACACTTGAGGGTTGGAACTTTGACCCTGATAGCGAGTCTCCTTTAAGCAGTCTAGGAATAACCCCTTTTCGCCCTAATCCAACTTTAGAAGTGGGTTTTGTTGGAGAGGGCAGTGCAGCACAAGAGGCTGGTTTGCAGCCAGGTGATAAGTTACTCGCTTTAAACGGTGATGAATTAACCACATGGCAGGCCTTAGTTGATGTGATTGTTGCAAGCCCCGGAGCTTCGGTTGTATTGTCGATTGAAAGGGATGGACAACCCCAGCAACTGCGTGCAACGATAGCGCGCCGCGATACACCAGAAGGGCAAACTGGGTATTTAGGGGTTAGCCCAACGTTTGAAGCTTGGCCTGAAGGGTATGTGTTTACCCATCAATATGGCATAGTAGAGGCAGTTGGAAGAGCGCTAGACAAAACGTGGCGCTTAATGACACTCAGTGTTGAGATGATAGGCAAATTGGTTACCGGCGATGTGTCGGTGAAAAATTTAAGTGGGCCTATATCCATCGCTCAAGGAGCAGGAACCAGTGCCGGTTACGGCTTGGCTTACTTTTTGAGCTTTCTTGCCTTAATCAGTGTTAATTTAGGCATAATTAATTTACTACCCTTGCCCATGCTAGATGGTGGTCACCTGATGTTTTACATCGTGGAATGGCTTACCGGCAAGCCTGTGCCTGATGCGGTACAGGAGTGGGGTTACAGAATCGGTGGCGTGCTTCTGTTTATGATAATGGGTATCGCTATTATGAACGATATTGCTCGCATAGCCTGA